In the Telopea speciosissima isolate NSW1024214 ecotype Mountain lineage chromosome 2, Tspe_v1, whole genome shotgun sequence genome, one interval contains:
- the LOC122650462 gene encoding transcription factor FER-LIKE IRON DEFICIENCY-INDUCED TRANSCRIPTION FACTOR-like, producing the protein MDPQAFQAFNEQVSSFGFQSFINESNYDHLIDLIRGENAEEPIHNFNPNYDGGELMFNSGLVDNQFVPTMPGDMFDFSSLNNSNPNSTFNSLPAFSGDIELRDDDDDDENDNDEDDSSATTTTPTKRGTVDRSRTLISERRRRGRMKEKLYALRSLVPNITKMDKASIVGDAVLYVQELQSEAKKLKAEIAGLESSLKGGVERLQDLVDKPKKIQAVDKKHPSCRKIVQMDVFQVEERGYYVRLASIKGEGVAVALHKALESLTCFDVQNSNFSTVCERLVLTFTLNVRDSGEEMNMSTLKIWVTGALLNQGFEFKTPVAP; encoded by the exons ATGGATCCTCAAGCATTCCAAGCTTTTAATGAGCAAGTTAGCAGCTTTGGTTTTCAAAGTTTTATCAATGAAAGCAATTATGATCATTTGATTGATCTAATTAGAGGAGAAAATGCTGAAGAGCCGATCCATAATTTCAATCCAAATTATGATGGAGGAGAACTTATGTTCAATAGTGGATTGGTTGATAACCAATTTGTTCCAACTATGCCTGGAGATATGTTTGATTTTAGTTCTCTCAACaactcaaaccctaactctaccTTCAATTCATTACCAGCATTTAGTGGAGACATAGAGTtaagagatgatgatgatgatgatgagaacgATAACGACGAAGATGATTCATCGGCAACCACAACTACACCGACGAAAAGGGGAACCGTCGATCGATCGAGAACTTTGATATCCGAAAGGCGAAGGAGAGGCCGGATGAAGGAGAAGCTCTATGCATTGCGTTCCTTGGTTCCTAACATAACTAAG ATGGACAAAGCTTCAATAGTGGGAGATGCAGTGTTATATGTGCAGGAGTTGCAGTCAGAAGCTAAGAAGCTAAAAGCTGAGATTGCAGGTTTGGAATCATCTTTAAAAGGAGGAGTAGAGAGACTTCAAGACCTTGTGGATAAACCAAAGAAGATCCAAGCAGTTGACAAGAAACATCCAAGTTGCAGGAAGATAGTGCAg ATGGATGTGTTTCAAGTGGAGGAGAGAGGTTACTATGTTAGGTTAGCTTCTATCAAAGGAGAAGGAGTAGCTGTGGCTCTTCACAAGGCTCTTGAGTCTCTGACTTGTTTTGATGTTCAAAACTCCAATTTCAGCACTGTTTGTGAGAGATTGGTGCTAACATTTACTCTCAAT GTGAGAGATTCTGGGGAGGAGATGAATATGTCAACTTTAAAGATATGGGTGACAGGAGCACTACTCAACCAGGGTTTTGAGTTTAAGACACCAGTAGCTCCTTGA
- the LOC122649484 gene encoding E3 ubiquitin-protein ligase RZFP34-like — translation MSSCFETQLSHESESIEPRKNEESLMELGFGDFGCAHYRRRCKIRAPCCDEIFDCRHCHNEAKNSMEVDPLDRHEIPRHEVKKVLCSLCGTEQDIQQKCINCGVCMGKYFCEKCKFFDDDVSKNQYHCDQCGICRTGGQENFFHCNKCRCCYSRLLKDSHPCVEGAMHHNCPVCFEYIFDSTKEITALRCGHTIHLDCLNEMMRHLQFTCPVCSKSVCDMSRVWEKLDKEIASTPMPEIYQNKMVWILCNDCGTSSNICFHIVAHKCLSCKSYNTRQTQGGPASCSSGISEMSR, via the exons ATGTCGAGTTGTTTCGAGACCCAATTGTCTCATGAATCTGAATCTATTGAGCCTCGTAAGAATGAAGAATCATTGATGGAGCTTGGATTTGGGGATTTCGG GTGTGCACATTacagaaggagatgtaaaatcAGAGCCCCTTGCTGTGATGAGATTTTCGATTGCAGGCATTGCCATAATGAAGCTAAG AACTCGATGGAAGTTGATCCACTCGATAGACATGAAATTCCTCGCCATGAAGTGAAAAAG GTCCTCTGTTCGTTGTGTGGCACAGAACAAGAT ATTCAACAGAAGTGTATTAACTGTGGGGTTTGCATGGGCAAATACTTCTGTGAGAAATGCAAATTCTTTGATGATGAT GTCTCAAAGAACCAATATCATTGTGACCAATGTGGAATTTGCAg AACTGGAGGCCAGGAGAACTTCTTCCACTGTAATAAATGCA GATGCTGTTATTCGAGGTTGTTGAAGGATTCACACCCTTGTGTGGAAGGAGCAATGCACCATAATTGCCCGGTCTGCTTTGAG TATATATTTGATTCAACAAAAGAGATTACTGCCTTACGATGTGGACACACAATACATTTGGACTGTCTGAACGAGATGATGCGGCACCTCCA GTTCACATGTCCTGTTTGCTCAAAATCAGTTTGTGACATGTCAAGAGTGTGGGAAAAACTTGATAAGGAG ATTGCCTCAACACCTATGCCTGAAATATATCAAAACAAGATG GTATGGATCCTGTGCAATGATTGTGGAACATCATCCAACATCTGTTTCCATATTGTGGCACACAAGTGCCTAAGCTGCAAGTCATACAATACTAGGCAGACACAAGGTGGCCCTGCTTCTTGCTCATCAGGGATCTCAGAAATGAGTAGATGA